In Candidatus Sulfotelmatobacter sp., the following proteins share a genomic window:
- a CDS encoding sulfite exporter TauE/SafE family protein: MIPDPRVVIAGLVVGLVAGVSGVGGSALLAPILILVLGVQPVVAVGTDLVYSVPTKLLAAIVHWRQGTVDGKLVGQLTMGGVVGAVAGLIAFGALRAHVDPKTLQHVTRHAIGIAILIACAAILAQRFFRIRKENDQRPGSLGANIAIGLVVGFLVALTSIGSGSITLPLLLLFGPGIVLRRLVGSEIAFAAAIVPIAAFGHARFGDVDWRLTAGLLCGSLPGVYIGSRLAGKLHDLALRWVVVAILAFAGARLL; the protein is encoded by the coding sequence ATGATTCCCGATCCGCGGGTGGTGATAGCTGGCCTCGTGGTGGGGCTCGTCGCGGGGGTCTCGGGGGTCGGCGGGAGCGCACTGCTCGCGCCGATCCTGATCCTGGTGCTCGGCGTTCAGCCGGTGGTCGCGGTCGGGACCGACCTGGTCTACAGCGTCCCGACGAAGCTCTTGGCCGCGATCGTGCACTGGCGACAGGGCACGGTCGACGGCAAGCTGGTCGGCCAGCTGACGATGGGCGGCGTCGTCGGTGCCGTCGCCGGGCTGATCGCGTTCGGCGCGCTGCGCGCGCACGTCGATCCCAAGACCTTGCAGCACGTCACGCGACACGCCATCGGGATCGCGATCCTCATCGCCTGCGCCGCGATCTTGGCGCAGCGCTTCTTTCGGATACGCAAAGAGAACGATCAGCGGCCCGGCTCGCTGGGCGCCAACATCGCGATCGGCTTGGTGGTCGGGTTCCTCGTCGCGCTGACGTCGATCGGCTCGGGCTCGATCACGCTGCCGTTGCTGCTCTTGTTCGGCCCGGGAATCGTCCTGCGCCGGCTGGTCGGCTCGGAGATCGCGTTCGCCGCCGCCATCGTCCCGATCGCCGCGTTCGGTCACGCGCGTTTCGGCGACGTGGACTGGCGGCTCACCGCCGGACTCTTGTGCGGATCGTTGCCCGGCGTCTACATCGGCAGCCGGCTCGCCGGCAAGCTGCACGATCTCGCGCTGCGGTGGGTGGTCGTCGCGATCCTGGCCTTCGCCGGGGCGCGACTTTTGTAG
- a CDS encoding copper-binding protein translates to MVTPVLAALLAVASPYTADVHGNVVAVDRARGTVTLHHHAHVGMEMEMTMVVRLRDPRQPSQLKIGQFVHLRCDERTSPWVCVKG, encoded by the coding sequence ATGGTGACGCCCGTCCTCGCCGCGCTGCTCGCCGTCGCCTCGCCGTATACCGCCGACGTCCACGGCAACGTGGTCGCGGTCGACCGCGCGCGCGGCACGGTCACGCTCCATCACCACGCGCACGTGGGGATGGAGATGGAGATGACGATGGTCGTGCGGCTGCGCGACCCGCGGCAACCCTCGCAGCTCAAGATCGGTCAATTCGTGCACCTGCGGTGCGACGAACGGACCAGCCCGTGGGTGTGCGTAAAAGGATGA
- a CDS encoding TonB-dependent receptor codes for MSITRAARALGACGILIFSLVTVLGAPARADVVGAVRGTLTRPDHQPIANALVTLTGPSVRQTARTDATGHFAFPAVPFGRYTLHADTPAGPAELPIEVATGTTLEVALLAAPTIGHTVVAVPTAQGPPPTDNTVTASQIATLPANTTIDRVIETLPGVVRFSYDEPVVDGFHGVTYELDGAPLPSSTSSNFANLVDPREADAIEVFTGDFPAEFGGQRMGAVVNVRSLAFANPPPPGVLILGAGNLGTDDAELIKQFSAGKFQVSLALDNLETDRGLDTPAEDALHDATSTANQFLRIGYAMGAHDTLALDAASQYATYQIPINTDPNDLNAGQVSLPNQDDVQREYDRFLALSYTHQDLDGNGYFRVVPWTRYNRVVYDGDLDADVQGYIIGTAVTPQSCPVPVVNGFDCPSNGLFQDRSAAYVGLRLIAARSFGQHTLTYGVDLQQEDFDSNVAIAFAPAENPFGPAAGPFLDVTAQRGTNTGAYVEDVWEPSPYLTIKPGIRYDHSTGYVSGEQVSPRFEIDQQIAPATVASAYVGRYYAAPGLEDTRREAVITDTSPTANPIYDLQPERDTMLQVGIAHDFGAGRKAWINAYDRTVVNVLDTTNLLNTPLFAVYNSAIGVTRGIDGRYQQSSRTTDVGVSFTYSLSLAGGVSGGTFLFPPPDVSDLTLEPEDHDETYTGDAYVTRHFGPDLKSFVTLETQYGSGFPVAFLNGTGGRLPAHYQENLAVGRAPVGRYVGYEFRVDNLLDHRWLIKVDNGFNTTQWNAPLRAEFRLLIPW; via the coding sequence ATGTCCATCACCCGTGCCGCCAGGGCGCTCGGCGCCTGCGGCATCCTCATATTTTCTCTCGTGACGGTGCTCGGTGCACCGGCGCGGGCAGACGTCGTCGGTGCCGTGCGCGGCACGCTGACCCGTCCCGATCACCAGCCGATCGCGAACGCCTTGGTCACGCTGACCGGCCCGTCGGTGCGGCAGACCGCGCGCACCGACGCGACCGGACACTTCGCGTTCCCGGCGGTCCCGTTCGGCCGCTACACGCTGCACGCCGACACGCCGGCCGGTCCCGCCGAGCTGCCGATCGAGGTCGCCACCGGCACGACCCTCGAGGTCGCGCTGCTGGCCGCACCGACGATCGGGCATACCGTCGTCGCGGTTCCGACCGCGCAAGGTCCGCCGCCGACCGACAATACCGTCACCGCCTCGCAGATCGCGACGCTGCCCGCCAACACGACGATCGACCGCGTCATCGAGACGCTGCCGGGCGTCGTGCGCTTCTCATACGACGAGCCGGTCGTCGACGGTTTCCACGGCGTCACCTACGAGCTCGACGGTGCGCCGCTCCCCTCGTCGACCAGCTCCAACTTCGCGAACCTCGTCGATCCGCGCGAGGCCGACGCGATCGAGGTGTTCACCGGCGACTTCCCGGCCGAGTTCGGCGGTCAGCGCATGGGCGCCGTCGTCAACGTCCGCAGCCTCGCCTTCGCGAACCCGCCGCCGCCCGGCGTCTTGATCCTCGGCGCCGGCAACCTGGGCACCGACGACGCGGAGCTGATCAAGCAGTTCAGCGCCGGGAAGTTCCAGGTCTCGCTCGCGCTCGACAACCTCGAGACCGACCGCGGGCTCGATACGCCGGCGGAAGACGCGTTGCACGACGCCACCTCGACGGCCAATCAGTTCCTGCGCATCGGCTACGCGATGGGCGCGCACGACACGCTGGCGCTCGACGCGGCCAGCCAGTACGCGACCTATCAGATCCCGATCAACACCGATCCGAACGACCTGAACGCCGGCCAGGTCTCGCTGCCGAACCAGGACGACGTGCAGCGCGAGTACGACCGCTTCCTGGCGCTCTCGTACACGCACCAGGATCTCGACGGCAACGGGTACTTCCGGGTCGTGCCGTGGACGCGCTACAACCGTGTGGTCTACGACGGCGACCTCGACGCCGACGTGCAGGGATACATCATCGGCACCGCCGTCACGCCGCAGAGCTGCCCGGTCCCGGTCGTCAACGGATTCGACTGCCCGTCGAACGGCTTGTTCCAGGATCGCTCGGCGGCCTACGTCGGCCTGCGGCTCATCGCCGCGCGCAGCTTCGGCCAGCACACGCTGACCTACGGCGTCGATCTGCAGCAGGAAGACTTCGACTCCAACGTCGCGATCGCGTTCGCGCCGGCCGAGAATCCGTTCGGTCCGGCAGCGGGGCCGTTTCTCGACGTCACCGCGCAGCGCGGCACGAACACCGGCGCGTACGTCGAGGATGTGTGGGAGCCCTCACCCTACCTGACGATCAAGCCCGGTATCCGCTACGACCACAGCACCGGCTACGTCTCGGGCGAGCAGGTCAGCCCGCGGTTCGAGATCGACCAGCAGATCGCGCCGGCCACCGTCGCGAGCGCCTACGTCGGCCGCTACTACGCGGCCCCGGGGCTCGAAGACACGCGACGCGAGGCCGTCATCACCGACACCTCGCCGACGGCGAACCCGATCTACGACCTGCAGCCCGAGCGCGACACGATGCTGCAGGTCGGGATCGCGCACGATTTCGGCGCCGGGCGCAAGGCGTGGATCAACGCGTACGATCGCACCGTCGTCAACGTGCTCGACACCACCAACCTGCTCAACACGCCGCTGTTCGCCGTCTACAACAGCGCGATCGGCGTCACGCGCGGAATCGACGGGCGCTACCAGCAGAGCTCGCGCACGACCGACGTCGGCGTCTCGTTCACGTACTCGCTCTCGCTGGCCGGCGGCGTATCGGGCGGGACGTTCCTGTTCCCGCCGCCCGACGTGAGCGATCTCACGCTCGAACCGGAAGACCACGACGAGACCTACACCGGCGACGCCTACGTCACGCGTCACTTCGGCCCGGATCTGAAGAGTTTCGTGACGCTCGAGACGCAGTACGGCTCGGGCTTCCCTGTCGCGTTCCTCAACGGGACCGGAGGACGGCTGCCGGCGCACTACCAGGAGAACCTAGCGGTCGGTCGCGCACCGGTCGGCCGGTACGTCGGCTACGAGTTCCGCGTCGACAACCTGCTCGACCATCGCTGGCTCATCAAGGTCGACAACGGCTTCAACACCACGCAGTGGAACGCGCCGCTGCGCGCCGAATTCCGGCTCTTAATCCCATGGTGA
- a CDS encoding Fic family protein, whose product MWVDASGSRAFVPDDLRFDELVEFPDARFPEFFTAIHEIEGTLRAQRRRAVFYRLLLQRDANSFSPRLAGERLTDLAYVNVPFAEVHLFSSAQELCFARAAQYLFEHFSTHDLLRVLCQAQRRLVPDQVGAGTIRSTPVWMGRRATQVEDAFVILTPPEYVRPALERFASALDSVPPEFRLASVAMAHFQLVAIHPFRDANGRLVRAFTPALMRKLGLLRQPSLFVSEELRLRQWEYYRRLESLEHFDELSAWISFFVRVLTAQAWRTVTLLRLTAYVRSDIAARFKDAGAPTSSAIALADEVLLNPTLSRSRIAAALGLHEPESSAILSRLTGAYGLAKCTDDDDPLFQFGDIVELFRQEK is encoded by the coding sequence GTGTGGGTCGACGCGTCCGGTAGTCGGGCGTTTGTGCCCGACGACTTACGGTTCGACGAACTGGTCGAGTTTCCTGACGCGCGGTTCCCCGAGTTCTTCACTGCGATCCATGAGATCGAGGGGACCCTTCGCGCGCAGCGTCGACGGGCCGTCTTCTATCGGTTGTTGCTCCAGCGCGACGCCAACTCGTTCTCTCCACGCCTGGCGGGCGAAAGGCTTACCGATCTGGCGTACGTCAACGTGCCTTTTGCCGAGGTTCACCTTTTTTCCAGCGCGCAAGAGCTATGCTTTGCCCGCGCGGCGCAGTATCTCTTCGAGCACTTCAGCACCCACGACTTGCTGCGTGTGCTTTGCCAAGCACAACGACGCCTAGTGCCCGATCAAGTGGGCGCCGGTACGATCCGGTCAACGCCTGTGTGGATGGGCCGGCGTGCTACGCAAGTCGAGGACGCCTTCGTCATACTTACGCCGCCAGAATACGTTCGGCCGGCTCTTGAACGCTTCGCCTCGGCTCTCGATTCAGTTCCCCCAGAGTTCCGGCTAGCGAGCGTGGCGATGGCTCATTTTCAACTCGTCGCGATCCACCCATTTCGTGACGCGAACGGTCGTCTCGTCCGCGCGTTCACTCCGGCGCTAATGCGTAAGCTCGGACTACTTCGACAGCCTTCACTATTCGTAAGCGAGGAGCTTCGCCTGCGGCAATGGGAGTATTATCGCCGACTCGAATCACTTGAACACTTTGACGAGTTGTCGGCCTGGATATCGTTCTTTGTCCGCGTCTTGACGGCACAAGCGTGGCGCACGGTAACACTTCTACGCCTTACCGCGTACGTCCGATCTGACATCGCGGCGCGGTTCAAAGACGCCGGCGCCCCCACTTCGAGCGCTATCGCGCTCGCGGACGAGGTTCTCCTCAATCCGACGCTCTCACGATCTCGCATCGCGGCGGCATTGGGGCTGCACGAGCCGGAGTCTTCGGCGATTTTGAGCCGACTTACGGGTGCATATGGCTTGGCGAAATGCACCGACGATGATGATCCACTCTTTCAGTTCGGCGACATAGTCGAACTATTTCGCCAGGAGAAGTGA
- a CDS encoding nucleotidyltransferase domain-containing protein encodes MDALVDVARELGECDPLAVLVTGSVALGTATVESDIDLYAIVPDCLPTRVFRRSLRLGADVDLWIIDAGYVRDSFWNNAGLLYCFAVGIPVLDSHGILSSLVVEAKIRYAAGPRPIDPQIAAQLRHRIVTILDDCERMARTQERPDTMLFSNSALRTILKVHCGLTRLWSHDDRVIMANLRAYSPAVAKLTERILDETTVTGRAELLRELGELVLEPHGGLLRYFQTSL; translated from the coding sequence ATGGACGCGCTCGTCGACGTTGCGCGTGAGCTCGGCGAGTGCGACCCACTGGCGGTTCTCGTCACTGGCTCCGTTGCGCTCGGGACCGCAACGGTCGAAAGTGATATCGACCTGTACGCCATCGTCCCGGATTGTCTTCCGACACGCGTCTTTCGACGGTCGCTCCGTTTGGGAGCGGACGTAGATCTTTGGATCATAGATGCGGGCTACGTGAGAGACAGCTTCTGGAACAACGCCGGGCTCCTCTACTGCTTCGCAGTGGGCATTCCCGTATTGGATTCGCACGGCATACTTTCGTCGCTCGTCGTCGAGGCAAAGATCCGCTACGCAGCTGGCCCCAGACCCATTGATCCGCAAATCGCGGCTCAGCTTCGCCATCGTATCGTGACGATTCTCGATGACTGCGAGCGCATGGCTCGAACGCAGGAGCGCCCAGATACGATGCTTTTCAGCAATTCTGCGCTCCGCACGATCCTCAAAGTGCACTGCGGTCTTACGCGCCTGTGGTCGCACGACGACCGCGTGATCATGGCGAACCTACGAGCCTACAGTCCAGCAGTCGCCAAGCTTACTGAGCGAATCTTGGACGAGACCACGGTAACGGGACGAGCCGAACTGCTTCGCGAGCTTGGCGAACTCGTGCTGGAGCCGCATGGGGGACTACTCCGATACTTCCAAACCTCTCTATAA
- a CDS encoding sulfotransferase, with translation MSRLAGDLMPPLVILSPGRSFSTVVSAMLGCHPELYALPETCLFVRDTMAEYLRDADNCIFVDGLIRAVAQQVFEGQTDGALVAAQEWIGRQRRRSTRAVFDELRKRAHPRRIIEKTPMTTARLEHLARIERFFSKRARFIHLTRHPRSYGASLVDTLLAMLNGNDVATVMRLLENDESIFYGVMDSDTGAIDPQNSWLRRHRRIDDFLAGIDEARWIRLRGEDVVTAPGRFLPHIFAWLGLPMAETALHPERWDFAARPRAGLSGGGDRKFFRDPTLRSQFSVPGLDGALRWRTDRGGFRPEVQRLAHAYGYD, from the coding sequence ATGTCTCGTCTTGCTGGCGATCTCATGCCGCCTTTGGTAATCCTTTCGCCCGGAAGGTCGTTTAGTACGGTCGTTTCGGCGATGCTGGGATGTCATCCGGAACTCTATGCGCTGCCTGAGACGTGCCTCTTCGTACGAGATACGATGGCCGAATATTTGCGTGATGCCGACAATTGCATCTTTGTCGACGGCCTCATTCGCGCCGTCGCACAGCAGGTCTTCGAAGGGCAAACCGATGGCGCACTCGTCGCCGCACAAGAATGGATCGGGCGCCAGCGTCGCCGATCGACCCGTGCCGTGTTCGACGAGTTGCGCAAACGCGCTCATCCCCGAAGGATCATCGAGAAGACGCCGATGACTACCGCTCGTCTGGAGCATTTGGCCAGGATCGAGCGCTTCTTCTCCAAGCGTGCACGCTTTATCCACCTCACTCGGCACCCGCGGAGCTATGGTGCATCGCTCGTCGATACGCTCCTGGCAATGCTCAACGGGAACGACGTGGCGACCGTGATGCGCTTGCTCGAAAACGACGAATCGATTTTCTATGGAGTCATGGATTCGGATACGGGTGCGATCGATCCGCAGAACTCGTGGCTGCGACGACATCGTCGAATAGACGACTTTCTCGCTGGGATCGATGAAGCCCGCTGGATCCGCTTGCGCGGCGAGGACGTGGTGACCGCGCCGGGCCGCTTTCTGCCGCACATCTTCGCATGGCTCGGCCTTCCGATGGCCGAAACGGCGTTGCACCCGGAGCGTTGGGACTTCGCCGCACGGCCGAGAGCCGGCTTGAGCGGCGGCGGCGATCGGAAGTTCTTCCGAGATCCGACTCTGCGGTCCCAGTTCAGCGTGCCCGGATTGGATGGCGCACTTCGATGGCGAACCGATCGCGGCGGCTTCCGACCCGAGGTTCAAAGGCTCGCGCACGCTTACGGGTATGACTGA
- a CDS encoding sulfotransferase translates to MQVFVLGAPRSGTTVVGNFIASHPQCSDLGEYYGFYLTLDQAPRLMQRMPTPHRDAFLADLFEASVGFAERTLIDGRSFWCDHTPHNLLVASSLVARFPSAVFILMLRHYRGCIQSLRRSYAEGYPWAGIRFMDSAQLWADFYERVDALPPDRTLPVSYDALCAEPGSEVERITSFLADRVGVAAAAFDHAIFASSHATKTSRPTLATTDGATTFFRRKSSFDANAWGDGYEAAAHIHVAPVDALLRKRYPAVYREATSVPDC, encoded by the coding sequence TTGCAAGTCTTTGTGTTAGGTGCGCCGCGCAGTGGTACGACGGTCGTCGGTAACTTTATTGCCTCGCATCCGCAGTGCAGCGACCTTGGGGAATACTACGGCTTTTACCTCACGCTCGACCAAGCTCCCCGCCTCATGCAGCGCATGCCGACGCCGCACAGAGATGCGTTCTTGGCGGACCTGTTCGAGGCTAGTGTCGGGTTTGCCGAGCGCACGTTGATCGACGGCCGATCCTTCTGGTGCGACCATACCCCGCACAACCTCTTGGTCGCCTCATCTCTCGTCGCACGGTTCCCGTCTGCGGTCTTCATTTTGATGCTGCGCCACTACCGGGGTTGCATCCAGAGCCTGCGCCGATCGTACGCCGAGGGATACCCCTGGGCTGGGATTCGTTTCATGGACAGCGCTCAACTGTGGGCCGACTTCTACGAACGCGTCGATGCGTTGCCGCCTGACCGCACGTTGCCGGTTTCGTACGACGCATTGTGCGCGGAGCCCGGCTCGGAAGTAGAGCGCATCACATCCTTCCTTGCAGATCGCGTGGGGGTTGCCGCGGCCGCTTTCGATCACGCCATCTTTGCCAGTAGTCATGCGACAAAGACCTCTCGCCCCACGCTCGCGACCACCGATGGCGCGACGACGTTCTTCCGCAGAAAGTCGTCGTTCGACGCAAACGCTTGGGGCGATGGGTATGAAGCGGCGGCCCACATCCACGTCGCCCCCGTCGACGCGTTGCTTCGGAAACGATACCCCGCTGTTTATCGCGAAGCGACGTCGGTTCCGGACTGCTGA
- a CDS encoding BolA/IbaG family iron-sulfur metabolism protein, with protein MIDEATIAGILRQTMPDAEVRVFDLTGTMDHLEVFVRTNAFAGVSPLDRHRMVERALAPARADGRIHALQIRTATPEG; from the coding sequence GTGATCGACGAAGCGACGATAGCTGGGATCCTGCGGCAAACGATGCCCGACGCCGAGGTCCGGGTCTTCGACCTGACCGGCACCATGGACCACCTCGAGGTGTTCGTACGTACGAACGCGTTCGCGGGCGTCTCGCCGCTCGACCGGCACCGCATGGTCGAACGGGCCCTGGCGCCGGCCCGCGCCGACGGACGCATCCACGCGCTCCAGATTCGCACCGCTACCCCTGAGGGATGA
- a CDS encoding glutaredoxin domain-containing protein: MTDLKDEITREIADNTILVYGKGTKDAPRCGFTAETIQFFNAFGYPFEVVDVLENVPKRQALSELTDWQTLPKVFIKGQFYGDTDILEPMARSGELTKVLEAAFAGTGVQPTIQLR; encoded by the coding sequence ATGACCGACCTGAAAGACGAGATCACGCGCGAGATCGCCGACAACACGATCCTCGTCTACGGCAAGGGCACGAAGGACGCGCCGCGCTGCGGGTTCACGGCCGAGACGATCCAGTTCTTCAACGCCTTCGGCTACCCGTTCGAGGTCGTCGACGTCCTCGAGAACGTGCCCAAGCGCCAAGCACTCTCCGAGCTGACCGACTGGCAGACGCTGCCCAAGGTCTTCATCAAGGGCCAGTTCTACGGCGACACCGACATCCTCGAGCCGATGGCCCGCAGCGGCGAGCTGACGAAGGTGCTCGAAGCGGCGTTCGCAGGGACCGGCGTACAACCGACGATCCAGCTGCGCTAG
- a CDS encoding acyl-CoA thioesterase, translated as MLELYPHGGEADWLRSFRFAVDVRPRFCETDGLGHVSNTVYTTYWELARLQYLAHVGEADDAPRRAFPFNHMAAEIAMRLLRPCFYDEPLAVHARVVALGRSSAVMEHALAAGTDIRAIARIAFVASDGERTVPWTPGQRAKLEAFEQRALPAP; from the coding sequence TTGCTGGAGCTCTATCCGCACGGGGGCGAAGCCGATTGGCTTCGCTCCTTCCGTTTCGCGGTCGACGTGCGCCCGCGGTTCTGCGAGACCGACGGCCTCGGGCACGTGAGCAACACCGTCTACACGACGTACTGGGAGCTGGCGCGCCTGCAGTACCTCGCGCACGTCGGCGAAGCCGACGACGCCCCGCGCCGCGCGTTCCCGTTCAATCACATGGCCGCCGAGATCGCGATGCGGCTGCTGCGCCCGTGCTTCTACGACGAGCCGCTCGCGGTCCACGCGCGCGTCGTCGCACTCGGCCGCTCGTCGGCCGTGATGGAGCACGCGCTGGCGGCCGGGACGGACATCCGCGCGATCGCGCGCATCGCGTTCGTCGCCAGCGACGGTGAACGCACCGTCCCGTGGACACCGGGCCAGCGCGCGAAGCTCGAGGCCTTCGAGCAACGCGCGCTGCCGGCGCCCTAG